AAGTCAATATGCTGGGGCGTTGCAAACGGACCGAAGGCTTCGATGTCCAAACGATGAATTCTCACAGTTCGGCCTCCTGCAGGCGGACAGCTTCAAGGGCTTCGCGCAGTGCAGCTTCTTCTGCATCGCTGGCGTCGCGGTCCCTGACGTGGTCCAGAAAACCACAGCAGACCCCAAGGTCGTCTTCTGCCTCGGCGAGCCGATTGCTGTAGCTGGTTGAGGTCCGCGCCGCAGCACCCTGGGGATCAAAAGAGAGCACCAAAGTGTCAGGGAAACGGGTGCGCACCCTCTCCATGGCCTGTGCCGGCCGCTGCGTATCGGTCAACGTGATCTGGCAGTAAGCATTCTCTGCCCACGCGTGCTCTTCGGCGCCCAGCAGGTCGTCCAGCGTCCCGCGCAAGGTGGCGAGGGCTTTGGGGGCTTCCCACAGAACTTCCTCAACAGCGATCACGCCGCCGGCGTCGAGGTCTACCAGCCAGGCACCCTTGTGGTGCTTGGCTTCCGAGAACGAATAGGCCAAGGGAGAGCCAGAGTACCGGACATGTGGAGCCAGCTCCTGCCGCCCATGGAGGTGACCCAATGCTGTGTAGGCGAAGTCATCAAAGAGATCCAGTGGAACCGCGCCCAAGCCGCCGATGCTCAGATCCCGTTCGCTTTCCGAGGTAATGCCCCC
This genomic interval from Paenarthrobacter aurescens TC1 contains the following:
- a CDS encoding putative nuclease SbcCD, D subunit (identified by match to protein family HMM PF00149; match to protein family HMM TIGR00619), whose protein sequence is MRLLHTSDWHLGRSFHGVGMLDAQRNFVDQLVSLVQSKSVDVVLIAGDVYDRALPGLDVVKLLDDALVRITQAGAGVVLTSGNHDSAIRLGFASRLLERGGVHLRTKVEDIDVPVLFPLGGDENAKNSTLNGQVVVYGIPYLEPRLVAERLGAENANHFDVTLAAVERIRRDVEARRASGPVYPVVLAHTFASGGITSESERDLSIGGLGAVPLDLFDDFAYTALGHLHGRQELAPHVRYSGSPLAYSFSEAKHHKGAWLVDLDAGGVIAVEEVLWEAPKALATLRGTLDDLLGAEEHAWAENAYCQITLTDTQRPAQAMERVRTRFPDTLVLSFDPQGAAARTSTSYSNRLAEAEDDLGVCCGFLDHVRDRDASDAEEAALREALEAVRLQEAEL